In Streptomyces sp. SN-593, a single genomic region encodes these proteins:
- a CDS encoding pyridoxal-phosphate dependent enzyme → MRYDRITDAIGNTPLVRIDPAVHGLRHIDLFAKLEMLNPFGSVKDRAAWNMARAGLPGAEADGSQIVELSSGNTAKALAVIAGMHGLTFKSVTNRMRIPETKELLLLLGAEIEELPGQSECLDPTDTEDPLTLFHQALADSETPLLHTDQYFNPRNSAAHFEGTGPEIVADLDGRAPDYFIACVGTAGSSTGVAGALRAHRPDVEVVGLVAAKSDFIPGIRTRDEVHEVGLFDPDTYDTLATVDSGQAIEGMVTLIRRCGLLAGPTGGAAYHGALRHLREADARLAEQRDDGPPAERRTAVFIVCDRVEGYLSYIRQRRPDLLGDTARTPNTLAGLSDADVAAAPAVTVDEARTWIEGADPLIVDLRSTYAYNALHLAGSVNITDEILGELLRAGLPFARSRPVLLACPVGEQSARYAALLTRMGHPDARSLTGGIVAWRDAGAPLTRD, encoded by the coding sequence GTGAGGTACGACCGCATCACCGACGCCATCGGCAACACCCCGCTGGTGCGCATCGATCCCGCGGTGCACGGCCTGCGCCACATCGACCTGTTCGCCAAGCTGGAGATGCTCAACCCGTTCGGCTCGGTGAAGGACCGCGCGGCGTGGAACATGGCCCGCGCCGGGCTGCCCGGCGCCGAGGCCGACGGCAGCCAGATCGTGGAGCTGTCCAGCGGCAACACCGCCAAGGCGCTGGCGGTGATCGCGGGCATGCACGGCCTGACGTTCAAGAGCGTCACCAACCGGATGCGCATCCCGGAGACCAAGGAACTGCTCCTGCTGCTCGGCGCCGAGATCGAGGAGCTGCCCGGGCAGAGCGAGTGCCTGGACCCCACCGACACCGAGGACCCGCTGACCCTCTTCCACCAGGCGCTCGCGGACTCCGAGACCCCGCTGCTCCACACCGACCAGTACTTCAACCCCCGCAACAGCGCGGCCCACTTCGAGGGCACCGGCCCGGAGATCGTCGCCGACCTCGACGGCCGCGCGCCGGACTACTTCATCGCCTGCGTGGGGACGGCCGGCTCCTCCACCGGCGTGGCGGGCGCGCTGCGGGCCCACCGCCCGGACGTCGAGGTGGTCGGCCTGGTCGCCGCGAAGTCCGACTTCATCCCCGGCATCCGCACCCGCGACGAAGTGCACGAGGTCGGCCTGTTCGACCCGGACACCTACGACACGCTGGCCACCGTGGACTCCGGGCAGGCGATCGAGGGCATGGTGACCCTCATCCGCCGCTGCGGGCTGCTCGCCGGACCCACCGGCGGCGCGGCATACCACGGCGCGCTGCGGCACCTGCGCGAGGCCGACGCGCGACTGGCCGAGCAGCGGGACGACGGGCCGCCGGCCGAACGGAGGACCGCCGTGTTCATCGTCTGCGACCGGGTCGAGGGCTACCTCAGCTACATCCGGCAGCGCCGACCGGACCTGCTCGGCGACACCGCGCGCACCCCGAACACGCTCGCCGGCCTGTCGGACGCCGACGTCGCCGCCGCGCCGGCGGTGACGGTGGACGAGGCCCGCACCTGGATCGAGGGCGCCGACCCGCTGATCGTGGACCTGCGCAGCACCTACGCCTACAACGCCCTGCACCTGGCCGGCTCCGTCAACATCACCGACGAGATCCTCGGCGAACTCCTGCGCGCGGGACTGCCGTTCGCCCGCAGCCGGCCGGTCCTGCTGGCCTGTCCGGTCGGTGAGCAGTCCGCGCGGTACGCCGCGCTGCTCACCCGGATGGGGCACCCCGACGCCCGCAGCCTCACCGGCGGCATCGTCGCCTGGCGCGACGCCGGCGCGCCCCTGACCCGGGACTGA
- a CDS encoding alanine racemase: MAEPLYLRPRLDGRAASLLAEPGLLHSLVDALESPLNVVLPEQAAANADAFQEVFTRHRLKGRVLFAHKASASSALLRRLAATAAGVDAASLGELRHALGCGFAPERITATGPKSLRFLWLAARTGAAVAVDSADELDMLARLLRAHGLPRCRTLLRLSGFSAPGVRVRSRLSRFGIPVAALDDVLARAAGYRDVLDLVGVSYHLDTTSLTEKATAFEGCLQALGACRDHGLAPDVVDIGGGFGISYLAHREEWDAYTSELAAAALGARPALTWGGHGYGLRNDKGTLRGSLALYPSWRPAAGGHYLDELLSAPSSSALGGRPLASLALEHLYDVHAEPGRALLDQCGLTLATVQEVRRPPDGGADLWVRLAAKADDIALEEHGVLLDPVLLPRPGSTGTSTDSGSGGPVAVHLFGHLCLETDLITRRLVHLPRAPRPGDLLVFANTAAYCMDFHSSRSQRHPAARKIAAWRSGGSWTWCLDDAYWPLSTEGDPQ; this comes from the coding sequence ATGGCGGAGCCGCTCTACCTGCGCCCGCGGCTCGACGGGCGGGCGGCCTCGCTCCTGGCGGAACCGGGGCTGCTCCACTCGCTGGTGGACGCGTTGGAGTCGCCGCTGAACGTCGTGCTGCCCGAGCAGGCCGCGGCCAACGCCGACGCCTTCCAGGAGGTGTTCACCCGGCACCGGTTGAAGGGCCGGGTGCTGTTCGCGCACAAGGCGTCCGCCTCCAGCGCGCTGCTACGGCGCCTGGCGGCCACCGCCGCCGGGGTGGACGCCGCCTCGCTGGGCGAGCTGCGGCACGCGCTCGGCTGCGGCTTCGCGCCGGAGCGGATCACCGCGACCGGCCCGAAGAGCCTGCGGTTCCTCTGGCTGGCCGCGCGCACCGGGGCCGCGGTGGCGGTCGACTCGGCGGACGAACTCGACATGCTGGCCCGCCTGTTGCGGGCCCACGGACTGCCGCGCTGCCGGACCCTGCTGCGGTTGAGCGGCTTCAGCGCGCCGGGCGTGCGCGTCCGCTCCCGGCTCAGCCGCTTCGGCATACCGGTCGCCGCGCTGGACGACGTCCTCGCCCGGGCGGCGGGGTACCGCGACGTGCTCGACCTCGTCGGGGTGAGCTACCACCTGGACACCACCAGCCTCACCGAGAAGGCGACCGCGTTCGAGGGATGCCTCCAGGCGCTCGGCGCCTGCCGCGACCACGGGCTGGCCCCCGACGTCGTGGACATCGGCGGCGGCTTCGGGATCAGCTACCTCGCCCACCGCGAGGAGTGGGACGCCTACACCAGCGAGCTGGCCGCGGCCGCGCTCGGCGCCCGGCCCGCCCTCACCTGGGGCGGCCACGGCTACGGCCTGCGCAACGACAAGGGCACCCTGCGCGGATCGCTCGCCCTCTACCCGTCCTGGCGGCCGGCCGCCGGCGGCCACTACCTCGACGAACTGCTCTCGGCGCCGTCCTCGTCCGCCCTGGGCGGCCGGCCGCTCGCCTCGCTGGCGCTGGAGCACCTGTACGACGTGCACGCCGAACCGGGCCGGGCGCTGCTCGACCAGTGCGGGCTGACCCTGGCGACCGTGCAGGAGGTGCGGCGCCCTCCCGACGGAGGCGCCGACCTGTGGGTGCGGCTGGCCGCGAAGGCCGACGACATCGCGCTGGAGGAGCACGGCGTCCTGCTCGACCCGGTGCTCCTGCCCCGGCCCGGCTCCACCGGCACCAGCACCGACAGCGGCAGCGGCGGACCGGTGGCGGTGCACCTGTTCGGGCACCTGTGCCTGGAGACCGACCTGATCACCCGCCGCCTCGTCCACCTGCCGCGCGCACCGCGCCCCGGCGACCTGCTGGTGTTCGCGAACACCGCCGCGTACTGCATGGACTTCCACTCCAGCCGCTCCCAGCGCCACCCCGCCGCCCGCAAGATCGCCGCCTGGCGGTCCGGCGGGAGCTGGACGTGGTGCCTGGACGACGCGTACTGGCCGCTCTCCACCGAGGGGGACCCGCAGTGA
- a CDS encoding metal ABC transporter solute-binding protein, Zn/Mn family encodes MTSPAARSTAHRRRTTLAAGGILVAALAATSACSTGSKSSDDDKAASSGGSSSGGKVIQVVAAENFWGSIAEQVGGSHVKVTSIITNPDTDPHDYEPTAADARTVASAGYAIVNGIGYDSWASKLLASNPSSQRTLLTVGDLVGVKDGGNPHRWYSPDDVHKVIERITADYKKADPADAAYFDARKNTFETKTLGTYNSLIADIKAKYAGTPIGASESIVSPLADGLGLKMLTPYSFLSAISEGADPTAQDKTTIDHQIAARQIKVYVYNSQNATPDVQAQVKAAKAKGIPVATVTETLTPAGASFQQWQVTELKGIQQALAKATGK; translated from the coding sequence ATGACCAGCCCCGCCGCCCGCAGCACGGCGCACCGCCGCCGGACCACGCTCGCCGCCGGCGGGATACTCGTCGCCGCCCTGGCGGCCACCAGCGCCTGCTCCACCGGCTCGAAGTCCTCCGACGACGACAAGGCCGCCTCCTCCGGGGGGAGTTCGAGCGGCGGCAAGGTCATCCAGGTGGTGGCGGCGGAGAACTTCTGGGGCAGCATCGCCGAGCAGGTCGGCGGCAGCCACGTGAAGGTCACCAGCATCATCACCAACCCCGACACCGACCCGCACGACTACGAGCCGACCGCCGCCGACGCGCGCACGGTCGCCTCCGCCGGGTACGCGATCGTCAACGGCATCGGCTACGACTCCTGGGCGTCGAAGCTCCTGGCGTCCAACCCCTCCTCGCAGCGCACGCTGCTGACCGTCGGCGACCTGGTCGGGGTGAAGGACGGCGGCAACCCGCACCGCTGGTACTCACCGGACGACGTGCACAAGGTGATCGAGAGGATCACCGCCGACTACAAGAAGGCCGACCCGGCGGACGCGGCGTACTTCGACGCGCGGAAGAACACCTTCGAGACCAAGACGCTCGGCACCTACAACTCCCTGATCGCCGACATCAAGGCGAAGTACGCGGGCACCCCGATCGGCGCCTCGGAGTCGATCGTCAGCCCGCTGGCGGACGGCCTCGGCCTGAAGATGCTCACGCCGTACTCCTTCCTCAGCGCGATCAGCGAGGGCGCCGACCCCACCGCGCAGGACAAGACCACCATCGACCACCAGATCGCCGCCCGGCAGATCAAGGTCTACGTCTACAACAGCCAGAACGCCACGCCCGACGTGCAGGCGCAGGTCAAGGCGGCCAAGGCCAAGGGCATCCCGGTCGCCACCGTCACCGAGACCCTCACCCCGGCCGGCGCGTCGTTCCAGCAGTGGCAGGTGACCGAGCTCAAGGGCATCCAGCAGGCGCTGGCGAAGGCGACGGGGAAGTAG
- a CDS encoding metal ABC transporter ATP-binding protein: MHPLTRLREAVRPGVPAPRADAAAPARPTPTEPAATLPEHAVPEHAVPECAPAERAVPEAVDRPGGARPAGPAVVSLRDAAVRVGGRTLWSHVELDIAPGEFVAVLGPNGVGKSTLVKAILGLVPTAAGSISVLGRPPGHLAQQVGYLPQRRSFDAGLRIRGVDIVRMGWDGDRWGLGRPGSARAARERIARVVEMVGASAYAHRPIGQCSGGEQQRLLIAQALVRRPRLLVLDEPLDSLDLPNQAAVAALIGRICREEEVSVVMVAHDANPILAHLDRVVYLAEGGAVAGTPAEVITSATLTRLYRTPIEVLRTSDGRLVVVGQPEAPAVHTDRHPPAGEGAARADR; this comes from the coding sequence GTGCATCCGCTCACCAGACTGCGCGAAGCCGTCCGACCCGGCGTGCCCGCGCCGCGTGCGGACGCCGCGGCCCCGGCCCGGCCGACCCCGACGGAGCCCGCCGCCACCCTGCCGGAGCACGCCGTACCCGAGCACGCCGTACCCGAGTGCGCCCCGGCCGAACGCGCCGTACCGGAGGCCGTCGACCGGCCGGGAGGGGCGCGCCCGGCCGGGCCCGCGGTGGTCTCCCTGCGCGACGCGGCGGTGCGGGTCGGCGGCCGCACCCTGTGGTCGCATGTCGAACTCGACATCGCGCCGGGGGAGTTCGTCGCGGTCCTCGGCCCCAACGGGGTCGGGAAGTCCACCCTGGTCAAGGCGATCCTCGGGCTGGTCCCGACGGCCGCCGGCAGCATCAGCGTGCTCGGGCGGCCGCCGGGCCACCTCGCGCAGCAGGTGGGCTACCTGCCGCAGCGGCGCAGCTTCGACGCCGGCCTGCGCATCCGCGGCGTGGACATCGTCCGGATGGGCTGGGACGGCGACCGCTGGGGGCTGGGCCGCCCGGGGTCGGCGCGCGCCGCCCGTGAGCGGATCGCCCGGGTCGTGGAGATGGTCGGCGCCTCGGCGTACGCGCACCGCCCGATCGGCCAGTGCTCGGGTGGCGAGCAGCAGCGGCTGCTGATCGCCCAGGCGCTGGTCAGGCGGCCCCGCCTGCTGGTGCTGGACGAGCCGCTGGACAGCCTCGACCTGCCCAACCAGGCGGCGGTGGCGGCCCTGATCGGCCGGATCTGCCGTGAGGAGGAGGTCAGCGTGGTGATGGTCGCCCATGACGCCAACCCGATCCTCGCGCACCTGGACCGGGTGGTGTACCTGGCGGAGGGCGGGGCGGTGGCCGGCACCCCGGCCGAGGTGATCACCTCGGCCACCCTCACCCGGCTGTACCGCACGCCGATCGAGGTGCTGCGCACCTCCGACGGGCGGCTGGTCGTGGTCGGGCAACCCGAGGCGCCGGCGGTGCACACCGACCGCCACCCGCCGGCGGGCGAGGGGGCGGCCCGTGCTGATCGCTGA
- a CDS encoding metal ABC transporter permease, with amino-acid sequence MLIADGTAGWSWNPVADLQQMWAFPFMVNAFRAGAIVAVLAGVIGWYMVLRRQSFAGHTLSTVAFPGAAGATLAGVGAVYGYFAFCVGAALVIAAVPRAGRESGGGEEAAVTGTIQAFLLGAGFLFIALYKGFLGGVNALLFGSFLGITTTQVQVLAVVAAAVLLVLAVVGRPLLFASVDPAVAAARGVPVRLLSTVFLVVLGAATAATSQITGALLVFALLVMPAATAQNLTARPVHGIAASVVIALAVTWTSLAVAYYSPYPIGFWVTTFAFAAYAASWGARLVHERLGRAPDRGAAAAGGAPAWTSGSVL; translated from the coding sequence GTGCTGATCGCTGACGGCACGGCCGGCTGGTCGTGGAACCCGGTCGCCGACCTCCAGCAGATGTGGGCGTTCCCGTTCATGGTCAACGCCTTCCGGGCCGGCGCGATCGTGGCGGTGCTGGCCGGTGTGATCGGCTGGTACATGGTGCTGCGCCGGCAGAGCTTCGCCGGCCACACGCTGTCCACGGTGGCCTTCCCCGGAGCGGCCGGCGCCACCCTGGCCGGGGTCGGCGCGGTCTACGGCTACTTCGCCTTCTGTGTCGGTGCCGCCCTGGTGATCGCCGCCGTCCCCCGGGCCGGCCGCGAGTCCGGCGGCGGCGAGGAGGCGGCGGTGACCGGCACGATCCAGGCGTTCCTGCTGGGCGCCGGCTTCCTCTTCATCGCCCTCTACAAGGGTTTCCTCGGCGGGGTGAACGCCCTGCTGTTCGGCAGCTTCCTCGGGATCACGACGACCCAGGTGCAGGTGCTGGCCGTGGTGGCCGCGGCGGTCCTGCTGGTGCTGGCCGTGGTCGGGCGGCCGCTGCTGTTCGCCTCCGTCGACCCGGCGGTCGCCGCCGCCCGCGGGGTGCCGGTCCGGCTGCTGTCCACCGTCTTCCTCGTCGTCCTGGGAGCGGCGACGGCGGCGACCAGCCAGATCACCGGTGCGCTCCTGGTGTTCGCGCTGCTGGTGATGCCCGCCGCCACCGCCCAGAACCTGACCGCCCGTCCGGTGCACGGCATCGCCGCATCGGTGGTGATCGCGCTCGCGGTGACCTGGACCAGCCTGGCCGTCGCCTACTACTCGCCCTACCCGATCGGGTTCTGGGTGACCACCTTCGCCTTCGCGGCCTACGCCGCCAGTTGGGGCGCGCGGCTGGTGCACGAGCGCCTCGGGCGCGCGCCGGACCGCGGGGCCGCGGCCGCCGGCGGCGCGCCCGCGTGGACCTCCGGGAGCGTGCTGTGA
- a CDS encoding metal ABC transporter permease has protein sequence MTVLALGWPGALGHPFFLHAVLAGAAIAAASGMVGYFLVLRAQVFTGDALSHMAFTGSLAALAAGIDLRLGLYAATIAVALLLGTLSRSGRADDVAIGNVFAWITGLGAFFLTRYSTSGGADNAGAGVRVLFGSIFGMSAGQAGTAAAVAAGVCGLVLAAFRPLLFASVDEAVAAARGVPVGLLGYGFLALVGVTAAEATQAVGSLLLLGLLAAPAGAAQRLTETPGRAFALSTVLAVAEMWGGLSLSYAVPKMPPSFAIMALATAVYAAAFAVGGWRRRAPRLAPA, from the coding sequence GTGACCGTCCTCGCCCTCGGCTGGCCCGGCGCGCTCGGGCACCCCTTCTTCCTCCACGCGGTCCTCGCGGGCGCGGCCATCGCCGCCGCGTCCGGCATGGTCGGCTACTTCCTGGTGCTGCGCGCCCAGGTCTTCACCGGCGACGCGCTGAGCCACATGGCGTTCACCGGCTCGCTCGCGGCGCTGGCCGCGGGGATCGACCTGCGGCTGGGGCTGTACGCCGCGACCATCGCGGTCGCGCTGCTGCTCGGCACGCTCTCCCGCTCCGGCCGCGCCGACGACGTCGCCATCGGCAACGTCTTCGCCTGGATCACCGGCCTGGGCGCCTTCTTCCTCACCCGCTACAGCACCTCCGGCGGCGCGGACAACGCCGGCGCCGGCGTCCGGGTGCTCTTCGGCTCCATCTTCGGGATGTCCGCCGGCCAGGCCGGCACCGCCGCGGCCGTGGCGGCCGGGGTCTGCGGGCTGGTGCTGGCCGCCTTCCGGCCGCTGCTGTTCGCGTCCGTGGACGAGGCCGTCGCCGCGGCCCGGGGAGTACCGGTGGGGCTGCTGGGATACGGCTTCCTCGCGCTGGTCGGCGTCACCGCGGCCGAGGCCACCCAGGCGGTCGGGTCGCTGCTGCTGCTCGGGCTGCTCGCCGCCCCGGCGGGCGCCGCCCAGCGGCTGACCGAGACGCCGGGGCGGGCGTTCGCGCTGTCCACGGTGCTCGCGGTCGCCGAGATGTGGGGCGGCCTGAGCCTCAGCTACGCGGTACCGAAGATGCCGCCGAGCTTCGCGATCATGGCGCTGGCCACCGCCGTCTACGCGGCCGCCTTCGCGGTCGGCGGGTGGCGCCGCCGCGCCCCGCGCCTCGCCCCCGCCTGA